A single region of the Thermodesulfatator indicus DSM 15286 genome encodes:
- a CDS encoding RAMP superfamily CRISPR-associated protein has translation MKREFWAEFDVYSLPQNQKRGLIDYFAQQSEASQSASGRDWFRIKDPAVQQALFAQLLASEDKCTKRDKCKDYAKGTALQHWYYAGNLQNPRGDFQRFLCQRLRWMGHILSLANHHDTVSPLFPDLILFPPGSWAVQIHFTLRKPYLSKDDVDFYILDNPVKKEWVFKVPYVAPSQWKGALRSAMIRDLASKLENGEITEEQFIVERLRLYRLFGNEKDGTAEFLNRILALHRVGPKPKNESEEKNWQEKFRNEIKKVEEEFKQRLKEKKYLRKVEGFQGCLHFYPTFFDRIGLEIINPHDRETGAGKNPIYFECVPAGTSGVFTVLYVPLDRVGKGSPEEIEQEAKADLEAVAKGIRAMLTEYGFGAKTSSGYGVAEVIKEESTIKAKGFSEAEEIFWEAWNGKS, from the coding sequence ATGAAGAGAGAATTTTGGGCAGAGTTTGATGTTTACAGTTTGCCCCAGAACCAAAAACGAGGATTGATCGACTATTTTGCCCAGCAGTCCGAGGCTAGCCAGTCAGCGTCAGGTAGAGACTGGTTTCGTATCAAAGACCCAGCTGTCCAGCAGGCTTTGTTTGCTCAATTACTGGCTTCGGAAGATAAATGTACCAAACGCGATAAATGTAAGGATTATGCCAAAGGCACTGCCCTTCAGCATTGGTACTATGCCGGAAATTTGCAAAATCCACGGGGTGATTTTCAACGTTTTCTATGCCAACGTTTGCGCTGGATGGGGCATATTTTGAGCCTTGCCAACCATCACGATACGGTGAGTCCACTTTTTCCCGACCTCATACTCTTCCCTCCCGGTTCCTGGGCCGTTCAGATCCACTTCACCCTGCGTAAGCCTTATCTTAGCAAGGACGATGTGGACTTCTACATCCTCGACAACCCGGTGAAGAAGGAGTGGGTTTTCAAGGTGCCCTATGTAGCCCCTAGCCAATGGAAGGGTGCGCTGAGGTCAGCGATGATACGGGATTTGGCCTCAAAGTTGGAAAATGGTGAGATTACTGAAGAGCAATTTATAGTGGAGCGGCTCAGGCTTTACAGATTATTTGGTAATGAGAAAGATGGAACAGCAGAATTTCTGAACCGTATCCTTGCCCTTCATCGAGTTGGACCTAAGCCAAAGAATGAATCAGAAGAAAAAAACTGGCAGGAAAAATTTAGAAACGAAATCAAAAAAGTTGAGGAAGAATTCAAACAGCGACTAAAGGAAAAGAAATATTTAAGAAAAGTAGAAGGCTTCCAAGGCTGCCTTCACTTCTACCCCACCTTCTTCGACCGCATTGGACTTGAGATCATCAACCCCCACGATCGCGAGACGGGCGCGGGCAAAAATCCCATCTACTTCGAGTGCGTGCCCGCGGGAACATCCGGCGTCTTTACGGTGCTCTATGTACCGCTGGACCGAGTGGGCAAGGGATCGCCGGAAGAGATTGAGCAAGAGGCCAAGGCCGACTTGGAGGCCGTGGCTAAGGGCATCCGCGCCATGCTCACCGAGTACGGCTTCGGGGCGAAGACCAGCAGCGGTTATGGAGTGGCAGAGGTCATCAAGGAGGAAAGCACGATAAAAGCCAAAGGTTTCTCAGAAGCAGAAGAGATTTTCTGGGAGGCATGGAATGGCAAAAGTTAA
- the cmr1 gene encoding type III-B CRISPR module RAMP protein Cmr1, with protein sequence MGTLEVKIKTLTPLWTGGVDGTMDRIHETGILGSLRWWYEAIVRGLGGSACEGGPEGKKCELTGEKLRKFEKARREGKDWWTALDEVGICDVCKVFGTTGWKRRFRLEVADALMQSIRIDKKVALQERQYVDKNGKEKTPTWYFPNSPRSGELTVCIEDFHPAFNPQIIAGLIWFLSNWTVLGARAQLGFGIVQTTENINIKPLCEQLKNISGNNVYYHLPSLRNIFLAKIHPRNGKSFKDKDSFILKYDLRRLFANYKAIRHFIMGTIKNQKLASKVKISRPYNGEIRVWGWIPEKSDVYDKTWDREKILRAIYQHLTSHYNLVVWREMNSSRDTVSPNLSNAKIFLKSLLNCGE encoded by the coding sequence ATGGGAACACTTGAGGTGAAAATAAAAACCCTTACGCCTCTCTGGACCGGTGGGGTGGATGGCACCATGGACCGCATCCACGAGACGGGCATACTAGGCTCTCTCCGCTGGTGGTACGAGGCCATTGTCCGCGGGCTTGGAGGAAGCGCGTGTGAGGGGGGGCCAGAAGGCAAAAAATGCGAATTGACTGGTGAAAAATTGCGAAAGTTTGAAAAAGCCCGCAGAGAAGGCAAGGATTGGTGGACAGCACTGGATGAAGTTGGAATATGCGATGTATGTAAGGTTTTTGGAACAACAGGATGGAAGAGGAGATTCCGATTAGAGGTAGCAGATGCCCTGATGCAATCGATCAGGATTGACAAGAAAGTTGCCCTTCAGGAACGTCAATATGTTGATAAAAACGGAAAAGAGAAAACACCCACCTGGTATTTTCCCAATTCACCACGCAGTGGCGAACTCACCGTCTGCATAGAAGACTTTCATCCTGCCTTCAATCCTCAAATCATTGCTGGATTGATCTGGTTTCTCAGTAATTGGACAGTGCTTGGGGCTCGTGCACAACTGGGTTTCGGTATTGTGCAAACGACTGAAAATATCAACATTAAACCGCTTTGCGAACAGCTAAAAAATATTTCAGGAAATAATGTATACTATCATTTACCTTCACTGCGCAATATTTTCCTTGCCAAAATCCATCCTCGAAACGGAAAATCATTCAAAGACAAGGACTCATTCATTCTCAAATATGATCTACGCAGGTTATTTGCGAATTATAAAGCAATAAGGCATTTCATTATGGGCACTATTAAGAACCAAAAACTTGCATCTAAAGTCAAAATATCAAGACCATATAATGGTGAGATTAGAGTATGGGGATGGATTCCAGAGAAATCTGATGTTTATGACAAAACTTGGGATAGAGAGAAAATTTTGCGGGCCATCTATCAGCATTTGACCAGCCACTATAATTTAGTTGTTTGGCGTGAAATGAACTCATCTCGTGATACTGTTAGTCCGAACTTATCCAATGCAAAAATATTTTTAAAGTCTTTATTAAACTGTGGAGAGTAA
- a CDS encoding nucleotidyl transferase AbiEii/AbiGii toxin family protein translates to MVLQGKGILSELQKKVLNLLGQLPDISRFYLTGGTALAEFYLGHRLSFDLDLFTTEEGLIVPFSRQIERTLTHHGLGVQVTRRFSTFVEMTIVGDGDSLRLDLALDTPVRFATSLPSPYGVPINVFEDLKAEKTLAYYGRAEPRDAVDLYFLLKENELQALMRLAAEKDAGFDAYWFAVALQRAQNFPDDLEKWPVKMLIPFDPKDLKTQFQQLALAILHEITGG, encoded by the coding sequence ATGGTGTTGCAAGGTAAAGGAATTCTGAGCGAACTACAAAAGAAAGTACTGAACCTGCTCGGGCAACTGCCTGACATATCCCGGTTTTACCTGACCGGTGGCACAGCCTTGGCAGAATTTTACCTAGGACATCGTCTGTCCTTTGACTTGGATCTTTTCACCACAGAAGAAGGTCTCATTGTACCCTTTTCGCGCCAGATCGAGCGAACACTTACCCATCATGGCTTGGGAGTTCAGGTAACCCGACGTTTTTCCACTTTTGTGGAAATGACAATCGTCGGGGACGGAGATTCTTTACGCCTGGACCTGGCCTTAGATACACCTGTTCGTTTTGCGACTTCACTGCCCTCGCCTTACGGTGTGCCCATTAACGTTTTTGAGGATCTGAAAGCCGAAAAAACCCTGGCGTATTATGGCCGGGCCGAACCTCGGGACGCTGTGGATCTGTACTTTTTACTCAAAGAGAATGAGCTTCAAGCGTTAATGCGGCTGGCTGCGGAAAAAGATGCGGGTTTTGATGCTTACTGGTTTGCAGTTGCCCTACAGCGGGCCCAGAATTTTCCGGACGATCTGGAAAAATGGCCTGTTAAAATGCTTATACCCTTTGATCCAAAAGATCTGAAAACCCAATTTCAACAGTTAGCATTAGCAATTTTGCATGAAATTACAGGGGGCTAA